TCCGTCAGAAAGGTATTACAGATGAAAATGTACTGGCGGCTATCGGCAATATTCCCCGGCATTTTTTCCTTGATACGGCTTTTGAGAGTATAGCATACGACGACAGAGCCTTTCCTATCGGAGAGGGGCAAACTATTTCACAGCCCTATACGGTGGCCTATCAGACCCAGCTGCTGGAGGTGAAACCTTATGAGAAGGTACTGGAAATAGGTACGGGGAGCGCTTACCAGGCCTGTGTACTGGCAGAGCTGAAAGCCAATGTTTTTACCATAGAACGTCAGCGTAAGCTGTTCGACCAGGTGAAAACCTTTCCTTTTAAGTCGCAGTACCGTAATCTCCGTTTCTTTTATGGCGATGGCTATGAAGGATTATCTACCTACGCGCCATTCGACA
The genomic region above belongs to Chitinophaga sp. 180180018-3 and contains:
- a CDS encoding protein-L-isoaspartate(D-aspartate) O-methyltransferase, with the protein product MRRYEDTYKQKGLRKQLVDGIRQKGITDENVLAAIGNIPRHFFLDTAFESIAYDDRAFPIGEGQTISQPYTVAYQTQLLEVKPYEKVLEIGTGSAYQACVLAELKANVFTIERQRKLFDQVKTFPFKSQYRNLRFFYGDGYEGLSTYAPFDKILVTAAAPYVPEKLLQQLKIGGKMVIPVGGHDVQRMLRITRTSDTDSEEEIFDNFSFVPMLAGKK